A stretch of the Haliaeetus albicilla chromosome 17, bHalAlb1.1, whole genome shotgun sequence genome encodes the following:
- the GPR6 gene encoding G-protein coupled receptor 6 codes for MRSPPPPRRRRRRFAAAAAAAAAAPAHRLCPRAAMEAAAVLNESGAAAPPRLPGGGGGGGGGGGGNASLELSSRTPAPAALNPWDVMLCVSGTAIACENALVVAIICYSPALRTPMFVLVGSLATADLLAGLGLILNFVFQYVIRSETVSLLTVGFLVASFAASVSSLLAITVDRYLSLYNALTYYSERTVLCVHTMLAGAWGVSLCLGLLPVLGWNCLRDRAACSVVRPLTKSNVTLLSASFFLVFLIMLHLYVEICKIVCRHAHQIALQQHFLTASHYVATKKGVSTLAIILGTFGASWLPFAIYCVVGDPDYPSVYTYATLLPATYNSMINPIIYAYRNQEIQRSMWVLFCGCFQAKVPFRSRSPSDV; via the coding sequence AtgcgctccccgccgccgccccgccgccgccgccgccgcttcgccgccgccgccgccgccgccgccgccgcccccgctcACCGCCTCTGCCCCCGGGCGGCGATGGAGGCAGCGGCGGTTCTGAACGAGAGCGgagcggccgcccccccccggctgcccggcggcggcggcggaggaggcggcggcggcggcggcaacGCCTCGCTGGAGCTGTCGTCGCGGacccccgcgcccgccgccctcAACCCTTGGGACGTGATGCTGTGCGTCTCCGGCACCGCCATCGCCTGCGAGAACGCCCTGGTGGTGGCCATCATCTGCTACTCGCCCGCCCTGCGCACCCCCATGTTCGTGCTGGTGGGCAGCCTGGCCACGGCTGACCTCCTGGCCGGCCTCGGCCTCATCCTCAACTTCGTTTTCCAGTACGTGATCCGCTCGGAGACGGTCAGCCTGCTGACGGTGGGCTTCCTCGTCGCCTCCTTCGCCGCCTCGGTGAGCAGCTTGCTGGCCATCACGGTGGATCGCTACCTCTCCCTCTACAACGCCCTCACCTACTACTCGGAGAGGACGGTGCTCTGCGTCCACACCATGCTGGCGGGCGCCTGGGGGGTCTCcctctgcctggggctgctgcccgTCCTGGGCTGGAACTGCCTCCGCGACCGCGCCGCCTGCAGCGTCGTCAGACCCTTGACCAAGAGCAACGTGACGCTGCTGTCCGCCTCTTTCTTCCTCGTTTTCCTCATCATGCTCCATCTCTACGTCGAGATCTGCAAGATCGTCTGCAGGCATGCCCACCAGATAGCCCTCCAGCAGCACTTTCTGACTGCTTCGCACTACGTCGCCACCAAAAAGGGAGTCTCTACCCTCGCTATAATCCTCGGGACTTTCGGAGCCAGCTGGCTGCCTTTTGCCATCTACTGTGTAGTGGGGGATCCCGACTACCCTTCCGTGTACACGTACGCCACGCTCCTACCCGCCACCTACAACTCCATGATCAACCCCATCATTTACGCCTACAGAAACCAGGAAATCCAGAGGTCCATGTGGGTGCTCTTCTGCGGCTGCTTTCAGGCTAAAGTGCCCTTTCGCTCCCGGTCCCCCAGCGATGTCTGA